The DNA region TGAACAACATCCTGAAGTACACCAGCTACATCACGGATGACTTCACGATCTCTGCGCAGTATGGCAAGAGCACCAACAAGCGCGTCGAGCGCGCCACCACCGCCGATGGCACGGTCGAAGAGTACGATGGCGACATCTATAACGCCGTCAACTCGCCGGGCTGCCCGACGATCGTCGACCAGCGCTCGCCGGTCGTGGCCGGCTCGGTGCCTGCCGCGCCGCATTGCTCGTTCACCTCTGCGGGCGAACTCACCACGCCGAATGGCGAAGACAAGCGCAATGCCGGTCGCATCGACTTCGAATATCACATCGGCGATCACGAGCTGAAGGCCGGCTGGGCACGCGACCATTTCACAACCGACACGGGTACGGCGTACGAGGGCGGCTCGATCTACACGTACCAGCCGATCCCCGAAGACATCCTGGGTCATACCCCGGGCATCGACCCGGCGGACAACGTGGTCAAGCAGGCGGTGTTCGCCACGGGCGCGAAGGTCGGCATCACGCAGAAGTCCTACTACCTGCAGGACAACTGGCACATCACGGACAACTTCGTCGCACGTATCGGTGTGCGTAACGACGGCTTCAACAACACCAACAGCCTCGGCCAGACCTATGTCAGCCAGGTGCACAGCTGGCAGCCGCGACTCGGTTTCTCGTGGGACGTCCACGGCGACTCAACGCTGAAGGTCTACGGCAGCGCCGGCGACTACTCGCTGCCGCTGGACGGCAACGTGGCCCTGCGCGGCGCGGCCGCCTCGCTGTACCAGATCCGCTACTTCAGCTACACGGGTATCGATCCGGTCACCGGCGCGCCGACGGGCCTGGGTCCGGTCTCCGACGCCTACGCGGCCGCCAACCCGGCACGTGCCGTGACCCAGTACGCCAACGGCGAAGCCGGTGTCGTGCCGAACCCGGGCGCCGTCGCCACCAAGGACCTGAAGCCGTTCAAGCAGCGCGAGTTCATCCTCGGTGCCGAACAGCAGGTGGCCGACTGGACGTTCGGCGCCAAGGCGATCTACCGGAAGATCCTCACGGGTATCGACGACTCCTGCGACTTCCGTCCGATCGCCGCGGCCGCCAATGCGCAGTACGGCCTGAACCTCGACACCACCAGCCTGTCGCCGGCGGCGGCGAACGTACCGGGTTGCTACATCTTCAACCCGGGCAGCTCGGTGACCCTGCGCACGCCGGTCGATGCGACCGGTACGCTGTACGACATCCACCTGCCGGGCTCGGCCGTGGGCGAGCCGAGCTACAAGCGCTCTTACATGGCGATGCAGCTGACCGCCGAGCGCAACTTCGACAACACCTGGTACATGAAGGCGTCGTACGTGTGGTCGCACACCCGTGGCAACTCGGAAGGTGGCGTCGACTCGTCCAACGGCCAGGCCGACACCGGCACGACCGAGCTGTTCGACTATCCGGAGATCATGGCCGGCTCGAACGGTTACCTCCCGAACGATCGCAAGCACACCTTCAAGATCTATGGCGCCTGGCAGATCAACAACCAGTGGCTCGTCGGCGCGAACGGCATCCTGCAGACCGGTCGTCCGGAAAACTGCTACGGCCTGAACCCGATCGACGGCACCATCGGTGGCTACGGTGGCGGCGCTTATCTCTACTGCAGCGGCATGGTCGTGAAGCGTGGCTCGGTGGGTCGCACGCCGACGTACTGGAACATCGACCTCAACGCGACCTATAAGCCGGAATGGGCGAAGGGCGTGACGATCTCGGCCAACGTGTTCAACATCTTCAACAAGCAGCACACCACCTCGATCAACGAAGTGGGTGAGGACAACAACGGCAATTCGCTGTCCGACACCACGTACAAGATCCCGACCAGCTTCCAGCAGCCGCGTTACGTGCAGCTGTCGGCCGAGTACGACTTCTCGCTTTAAGCTCCACCACAAGAAGACAGGGCGCGCGTTCCTCCCGGACGCGCCGCCTTGCAAATCTCCCCGGAATCGCCGCCTGCTCCCACGGGCGGCTTTTTTTCTCTAGCGGGAGCCAACCCTGTTGGCGAATGCTCTTAGATCAGTGTTCCAAACGCTGTTCCATCAGTGTTGTTCCAGAAAAATAGCTATCGATGAATTCATTCACATGGTCAACCTGTTCACGCAACTTTGAAGCACTCTTGGCTGCAACGGTGGGAACATCAATTTTAGACCGGCCACCCGCATAGTCCGGGACATCTTGGTAGGTTTTCGGCAAGGCTTCGGCGACCAGTAGCACGGCATTCGCGTCAGTGAGAAAGACGCGAGCACTCACTGCGTAGTAAAGAACAAGCCGCGCAATTTCCTCCAAGCGTTCAGCAGGTTTCATACCACCAATCCGCTCGACTCCTCCGCAGGCGAGCTCAACCGCTGGCCAGTATGGAGGCATGATTGATCCGTCACTTCGAAGGCTCGCGTACATCGAAGGAAGCGTCTCCTGGCATTCTTTTATCACATCCTCATATTCGTCCTCCTCAAAACTTACGCTGTCAATCCGCGCATCTACGGGCTGCCCAACCAACTCTCGAGCAACGCTCTCTAGATAGACAGTTAGCTCTTTACTGCTCATCGATAGGGGACGACCAACAATTAGCCTATTGGCAATCGTGAAATCAGCGAGTTTGCTTAAATCATTCATGATCATCTCCATTGATCCCCTGCGACCGCATTATCGTCTGAGCAAATCCATTCTCTTGCTCTGCCAAATGAAATATTTGATCTGTTTATACGTGTATTAGGCAGTTCGCATCCAAGCCATTGATTTCTCCTCTTCTAAAGATCGCGAGGCACGCTCCGTAACTCGAACCTCCATGTGTTCCTGCTCAGACTCTGTCCCACTCAATCTTCGCGTGCGCCCGCGATGCGCACTGCGCACCCGTCGTAATCAACGTACCGACGCCACCGAGCGCAAGCAACGTGCGCCGCCGCTCAGGAATCTCGTCCTCCTGTAACGACTCCACAAGCAAATCGGTAATGGCCCGCGCGTACTGCAACAACTCGGTAGCATCGTTCAACAGCGCGTTGACACTCGCCTCGGGGTCAACGCGAAAACTCCCCTCACCAACCGCTCGGTACTTTTCTATCGATACCTCCTTAATCTGCCGCATATTGCGGTGACATCGCTCTGGTAGGAGCCAGCCCTGCTGGCGATTCACTCCGCCCTGAGTTGTGGCACGCCAAAACGCAAAGGCGTGCCACCATCGCTCGCACGATGAGCCTCATCGGCCTGTCCGTGACCGGACGCCGGGGGGTGTGTTCAAGAAGTGGTTCGCAACGCCAGTCGCTGTCTTGCGGCCACACGGCAACGCGCCGGATAGCTACGGCAAGAAAAAACTCAACTGACAACGGCAGGCGCCGCGGTTCTTCAACCGTGTCTGCGAGATCGGCAGACGGCCCGGTAACCGTTGAGGGGAGTGCCGCCGGGAAGCGGCACGCGTGAGAATGCCTTAGTATTTGGCATAGCCATGGTCAACCTTCTGCGTTGATTAGGGTCAGCGGACCTTGTGGTGCGTCAACACCCCTGGTCCGCGCTTCTCACCGCTTTGAGCGATGGTTGCCTGCGACGCGTGGATCGCTACTCCGCAGGCAACGGATACAAGCTAGCAAAAACGATTGCCGGTTGTCTTGAGAATCTGGACCGATTTCGCAATCGTCAGCGTTCGCCAACGGGGTTGGCTATCACCGGGGCGCGTGCCCAGCGTGGACTGAGGACGAAGACGACGACACCCGCGAGCATCACCGCGATGCCGAGCCATACGCCGGATGCGAAGTGCTCGTCGAAGACCAGCCACGACGTGGCGATGCCGGAGACCGGGACCAGGAGCGACAGCAGAGACACCGTCGCTGCTGGATAGGTCTTCATCAACGTGTTCCAGATGAAGTAGCCGAAGATCGTCGTGACGTATGCCTGAAACAGAATGGAGCCTACGGCGGGCAAGGCGATGCCGTGACTCAGCACGACGAACGGAGCCGAGCCACGCACTAGCCATGTCAGCAGGAGCAGTGCCGGGGCGGAGAACGCGCTCGACCAGACGATGAAGGCGAGCATATCGGCGGGTTTGTGTCGTTTCACGATCAGATTGCAGACGCTCCAGCTGACCGCGGCGAGCAATACCAGCAGCACGCCACGCGTCGTCACCGTTCCTTCCGTATAGCTAACTACGAGCAGCAAACCACCGCCGGCCAGCACCATGCCCGCAACTTGCGGTGCGCGAATGCGT from Luteibacter mycovicinus includes:
- a CDS encoding TonB-dependent receptor codes for the protein MQLRHSSDRSRRRSLSLAIAVGLGIVSAASFAQSTVGGVYGTADAGAQVTAVNNGSGLSRSATVGSDGRFNISSLPPGDYKITSTTGGQSTTRTITIVAGQGFNLNLAAPAATAGAQDLTTVSVTANALPPIDITSSQTNTVMTAEQIKQLPLARNQTAVALLAPGATKGDSAFGNLASFGGASVAENSYYVNGFNVTNFFQSLTYAQVPFEAIDQEEIQDGGYGAEYGNSTGGVISVNTKRGTNEWKGGIDFTWNPYQLQANQPNIYLQNGALNQNNRHNSNYVIGNNGSGNATDFGQRWNAWLGGPLIKDKLFMFALVGGTRTADEHYGDATGGGSFNKTTIKDPRYLVKLDWNINESNILEYTGFSDTSTTQQSIYGYNYDENGQPHRGDYLGQQYDKTGGMNNILKYTSYITDDFTISAQYGKSTNKRVERATTADGTVEEYDGDIYNAVNSPGCPTIVDQRSPVVAGSVPAAPHCSFTSAGELTTPNGEDKRNAGRIDFEYHIGDHELKAGWARDHFTTDTGTAYEGGSIYTYQPIPEDILGHTPGIDPADNVVKQAVFATGAKVGITQKSYYLQDNWHITDNFVARIGVRNDGFNNTNSLGQTYVSQVHSWQPRLGFSWDVHGDSTLKVYGSAGDYSLPLDGNVALRGAAASLYQIRYFSYTGIDPVTGAPTGLGPVSDAYAAANPARAVTQYANGEAGVVPNPGAVATKDLKPFKQREFILGAEQQVADWTFGAKAIYRKILTGIDDSCDFRPIAAAANAQYGLNLDTTSLSPAAANVPGCYIFNPGSSVTLRTPVDATGTLYDIHLPGSAVGEPSYKRSYMAMQLTAERNFDNTWYMKASYVWSHTRGNSEGGVDSSNGQADTGTTELFDYPEIMAGSNGYLPNDRKHTFKIYGAWQINNQWLVGANGILQTGRPENCYGLNPIDGTIGGYGGGAYLYCSGMVVKRGSVGRTPTYWNIDLNATYKPEWAKGVTISANVFNIFNKQHTTSINEVGEDNNGNSLSDTTYKIPTSFQQPRYVQLSAEYDFSL
- a CDS encoding EamA family transporter, translating into MRVRDLMLGALVTVIWGSNFSVIEAGLRDLDPFLLTALRFLMTALPLVFFVRRPVDVPLSAVAIYGVLFGVGLWFVVNLAMSQGMSPGLSSLVLQFSAFFTLLLSAAVLGERIRAPQVAGMVLAGGGLLLVVSYTEGTVTTRGVLLVLLAAVSWSVCNLIVKRHKPADMLAFIVWSSAFSAPALLLLTWLVRGSAPFVVLSHGIALPAVGSILFQAYVTTIFGYFIWNTLMKTYPAATVSLLSLLVPVSGIATSWLVFDEHFASGVWLGIAVMLAGVVVFVLSPRWARAPVIANPVGER